GTCAGCCTCTGAAACATCTTCACTGCGGTGTAGTGCCACTTGGCGAATCGATAAACGGATTTCGGCGGGCAGTACGCGCTTGGCTGCGCCCTCCGCCAGTTCTCCCAATAACGGGTGATAACTGAGCTTGCCTGCGGTGTCTTTGCGCAGCACCCCCAAGTCGAGCAGGTTCTGAATAAAGTGCCGAAACAGGCTTTTATCGAAGAACTCTGGTGCATTGAGCCCATGCAAAATCGACAGCCGTTGCGCCATGACTGTACACAGGTCTTCCAGTTCTTCGGCGCTGAGGCTGTTTTGACCGCCGTTGAGCAGCAGTGAGATTGCCATGTAGAAGCGTTGCAACGTCTGGGCAATGGCGCGTGACAGTAACGTCAGCTGCACGAACTGCCGCGAACTCGGCGCCGGACGCAAGTAAACTTCATTTTCCAAGCGCAACAGACCTTGCTCTACCAAGGCTTCGAGCCATTGATCAACGACCGCGTCCAGCTCGTTTAGCGGCCAGCGAATGAATAACTCAGACTGCAAATACGGGTACAGCGCGCGGGCGTAGCGCAGGATTTGTTCGCGGCTCATGCGCGACGCGCTTTGGAAAAAGCTCGCCAACAGGGAGGGTAGGGCGAAGATGTGCAACACATTGTTGCGGTAGTAGGTCATCAGAACTGCGTTTTGTTCATCCAAATATAGAATTTTGCCCAGCGCGTCGGCTTGTTCCGACAACAAGTTCATGCCCTTTACATAGCTGATCAGCGCCTTGCCATCGCCCTCCGGCAAAGTGGTGTGCGGCGAATAAGGCACTCGGCGCAGCAGCGTCAGGTACAGGTCCAGCACCCGGGTCATGGCCTGATCATCGAGCGCCAGTTTGTTGGTAGACAACAATGCCAGCGCCACCAGATTGACCGGATTAATTGCGGCGGCTTCGTTCAGGTGCTGCGCCACGCGCTGGCCGAGACGGTGAGTGGTTTCGTTCAACCAGGCAGGTCGGTAGAGCGGGCCAAGTTCTTGGTCACGCCAATTGGGTTGTTCATGGTCAAGGAATTCAGCCAGTTTGATCGGCTCGCCAAAGTTGACCGACACTTGGCCGAAGCGTTGTTTCTTCAGCGCACCAATGACTTTGAAGATATCGAAAATGGATTCTTTCTTTTTGCTCGCACCGCGCAACTCGCCCAAATACGTGCGGCCTTCTAGTACGCGTTCATAGCCGATGTAAACCGGCACAAACACAATTGGCATTCGCGAGTTGCGCAGGAAGCTGCGCAGGGTGATCGCTAACATGCCGGTTTTAGGCTGCAGCATGCGCCCGGTTCGCGAACGACCGCCTTCAACGAAATACTCGACCGGAAATCCTTTGGTGAACAGCGTGTGCAGGT
The nucleotide sequence above comes from Pseudomonas sp. AB6. Encoded proteins:
- the plsB gene encoding glycerol-3-phosphate 1-O-acyltransferase PlsB, giving the protein MTRSPLRRLVFGTLRRLLYLWVRSETINQSSFTLNLDRSRPVFYVLQSPSLSDLAVVDTECRKAGLPRPILPVAVGNLLEPAAFFYLTPEPDWLGRQDKRGAPPTLERLVSTITQNAIEDAQIIPVSVFWGQSPDSESSPWKLLFADSWAVTGRLRRLVSILILGRKTRVQFSAPVHLRELIDENKGYERTLRMAQRIFRVHFRNLKTAVIGPDLSHRRTLVRGLLDEPLVKQAILEEAERSNITEAKAQTQALRYGNEIASDYSYSVIRFMEVVLSWFWNKIYDGIKVSHIEGVQAVAPGHEVIYVPCHRSHIDYLLLSYLLFRNGLTPPHVAAGINLNMPGIGGLLRRGGAFFMRRTFKGNPLYSSVFNEYLHTLFTKGFPVEYFVEGGRSRTGRMLQPKTGMLAITLRSFLRNSRMPIVFVPVYIGYERVLEGRTYLGELRGASKKKESIFDIFKVIGALKKQRFGQVSVNFGEPIKLAEFLDHEQPNWRDQELGPLYRPAWLNETTHRLGQRVAQHLNEAAAINPVNLVALALLSTNKLALDDQAMTRVLDLYLTLLRRVPYSPHTTLPEGDGKALISYVKGMNLLSEQADALGKILYLDEQNAVLMTYYRNNVLHIFALPSLLASFFQSASRMSREQILRYARALYPYLQSELFIRWPLNELDAVVDQWLEALVEQGLLRLENEVYLRPAPSSRQFVQLTLLSRAIAQTLQRFYMAISLLLNGGQNSLSAEELEDLCTVMAQRLSILHGLNAPEFFDKSLFRHFIQNLLDLGVLRKDTAGKLSYHPLLGELAEGAAKRVLPAEIRLSIRQVALHRSEDVSEADPAG